A segment of the Thermodesulfobacteriota bacterium genome:
GGCGCTTGTCGTACCGGCCGACGGGCGTCCCCCGCGCGTCCAGGTGGAAAACGCTGTTGTAGAATCTGCCGCCGTCTCCGGGATCGAACCACGGCGCCCCGAAGATCAGCGGGACCCCCGCTGTTGCCGCGATCCCTTCGACGCGCCGCGTATACTCCTGCTCCCAGCCGTAGAAGAAGGGGGCTGCCGTTTCGGGCCAGATCACGACCTGGGCGCCGGCCTTCCGCGCCTTCCGCGTGAGGATGTCGTAGGTGTCCAGCGTCCTCTGCTGGTTCCACGGCTCCCACTTGACCGACTGGTCGATCCCGCCCTGCGCGATCCCCACTTTCAGCGACGGCACGCCGTTGTCCTGCCCCCCCGCCGCGGGAAGGGCGGAAAGCCCGTAATAGTGGAGGAAGAGGATCGCGGCGGCGCCCGGCGCCAGCCGCAGGAGCGCCCAGGCGGGCGCGCGCTCCGCCAGACGTCTTCCCGCGAGATACAGGGAGGTCCCGCAAAGGACCAGGAGGAACGAAAGGCCGTACACTCCCGCAAGGTCCGCCGCCTGGCGCAGCACCCCGTCCCCCGCGAGGGCATAGCCGAGAAGCATCCAGGGGAACCCCGAGAACAGGTGCGTCCGGGCGAGTTCGAGCCCGGTCCAGACGAGAGGGAACCCCCACAGCCCGCGCGCGCCGAAACGCGCCTCCAGGCGATAGGCGGCCGCCGCGGCGACGGAGAACCAGGCGCCGAGGTAGGCGGACACCAGGAACGCGGCCAGCGTCCCGAGCGGCCAGCCCAACTTCCCCTCGACGGAGATGGTGTACGCGATCCAATAGTACAGCGGGGCGCTTCCGGCGGTGCCCGCGATCCATCCGCGCCACGCGGCGCGGCGCGCGGAGCCCGCGCGGACCGACAGATCGAGGAACGGCGCCATGCACACGAACGTGACGCCGGGGACGTCGTACCCCGGCATCCCCGCGGCGTAAGTTCCCGCGGCCAGCAACCCGGCAAGCCAGGTCCGCGCGCCCGCCCGTTCCGGGAACTCCGTCACTTCCGCCCCCCCCGGAGCCCCCGGAGGAGAACCCTCCGGAACAGGCGCAGCTCCTTCCGGCGCATGCGGCGGCTTTCCCGCCCGCCCGCCACATGATCGTACCCCGCCAGGTGGAGCATCCCGTGGAGGATGAAGAAGAAGACCCTCTCCTCCGGCGGCTCCCGCCACCCTTCCGTCTGGGCCAGGCAGGTGGTCGCCGATACGAGGATGTCTCCCGAGACCGTTCCGCCGCGCGCCGGCGCGCCATCCTCGTCGGGAAAAGACAGCACGTTCGTCGGCCGGTCCTTTCCCATGAATTCCCGGTTCCACCGGGCGATGGCCGCGTCGCCAACGATGCGGACCCTCAGGTCCGCGCCGCCCGCGGGGAGGAGCGCCAGCGACGCGAGGACGAGCCGCTTGATCCGCATCCCGGAAAGATGCGCGGGGCGCGTCTCCTGCCGGATGCTGACCCGGTATCGTGAACCCGCCGCTCTCAATGTTCCCCGCCGGTCTTCCCGCTGCCGCTGGCGGGGTAATCCACCCTCCGGTGGGCGATGGCGAGGAGGACCTGCCCGACCGCTTTCCCCAGCGCATGCAGGTCGCGCAGCGTCAGCTCGCACTCGTCGAGCTGCCCGTCGAGATAGATCCTGTTGACGATTCCCTGCACGGCCTCCTCGATCTCCCGGGCGGACGGGTTCTTCAGGCTCCGGACGGTGGCCTCCGCCGCGTCGGCCAGCATGACGATGGCCGCCTCGCGCGTCTTCGGCCGGGGGCCCGGGTACCGGAACATCTCCTCCGACGCCTTCCGGTCCTCGATCATGCCCTTCGCCTTGTCGAGGAAGAAGTACAGCAGGCTCGTCCCGTGATGCTGCTCGATGATCTCGACGACGCGGTCCCCCAGGCCGTTCTCCCGGGCGATCCGCGCCCCCTCCTTCACGTGGGAAAGGATGACCGCGCGGGACAGCCCCGGCGAGAGCGTGTCGTGGACGTTCTCCCCTTCGCACTGATTCTCGGAGAAATACTGCGGCTTGGCGATCTTCCCGACGTCGTGGTAGAGCGCCGCGACGCGGCACAGCACGGGGTTGGCCCCGATGGCCAGCGCGCCGGCCTCCGAAAGCGTCCCGACCACGACGCTGTGATGGAAGGTCCCGGGCGCGTAGACCATCAGCCGCGTGAGCAGCGGGTGGCTCGTGCTGGCCAGCTCCATCAGGCGGATGTCGCTGGCGTAGCCGAACGCGTACTCCGCGACCGGCAGGACGGCGAGCGCGATCGGCCCGGCCAGCAGCCCGTTCAGCGCGCCGAACAGCCCCGCCGGGACCAGGGAGCCGCCGCCGTGGAAGGCGAGCTCGAGCGCCACCGCCGCCAGGGCGCAGACCGGGGCGGTCTGCACGCCCGCCCAGAGCATCCGGTACCGGTCCGGGACCCGGCCGGAACGCGCGGCGCCGGCCGTCCCCGACAGCAGGAGGAACAGCAGCTCCGGCCAGTGCCCCCCGACCGCGGCGGCGGAGAGGACGGAGGCGGCGACGGTGAACAGGATGGAGGTCTCCGCGTTGAGGAGGATCCGCACCACCATGGCGAAGGCGGGCAGCGGGATCAGGTAGGCGTATGCCCGGGACGGGATCGCGAGCGGCGGCGCCTCGCCGAGGACCTCGATCACACCCTTTGCGGCGAAGAAGAGGAGCAGCGAGAGGGAGCACAGGAAAAGGAAATCGCGGACCGCGAGCCGGACCTTCCGGACCTCCTTCCGGGCGAAGCCGAACCACTCCTTCAGGAAGAGCGCCACCGCCAGCGTGAGGGCGACCGCGCCGACGAAGGGGAACATGGCGCCCCATCCCCTCGCGGACCGGGGCATGAGCTCCTTCCCCCACAGGTAGAAGAGGACCGCGAACGCCGCGGCCGATCCCACCGTGAGCGCGACGAGGCGCGCGGAACGGAAGACCCGGGAGTCGCCGTTTCCAGGCAGGCCGTTATCCCTGGTCCCGCTTCTCGAAACGCTCATAGGCCTTTATGATCTCCTGGACGATCGGGTGCCTCACCACGTCGATGTCGGTGAAGCGGCAGAACCGGATCCCCGCCACGCCGCCGAGGATCGCGATCGCCTCGTTCAGCCCCGAGACCCTCCCCGACGGCAGGTCGATCTGCGTGATGTCCCCCGTGACCACGGCCTTCGACCCGAATCCGATCCGGGTGAGGAACATCTTCATCTGCTCGGAGGTCGTGTTCTGCGCCTCGTCGAGGATGACGAATGCGTCGTCGAGGGTCCGCCCACGCATGAAGGCCAGCGGCGCGACCTCGATCGTCCCGCGCTCCATCAGCTTCGCCGCCTGCTCGTACTCCATCATCGTGTAGAGCGCGTCGTGCAGCGGCCGGAGGTACGGGTTCACCTTCTCCGCCATGTCGCCGGGAAGGAAGCCCAGCTTCTCCCCGGCCTCCACCGCGGGGCGCGCGAGCACGATCCGCTTCACCTCCTTCCGCTGGAGGAAGCCCACGGCCATCGCCATCGCAAGGAAGGTCTTCCCCGTCCCGGCCGGCCCGACGCCGAACACGATGTCGCAGTCCCGGATGGCGTCCAGGTACTTCTTCTGGGCGACGCTCTTGGGGGTGATCAGCCGGTTCCGGGAGGACTTGAAGACGACGTCCTGGAACACCTCCGAGACGTCCGCGTTCCGGTCGCCGGAGACG
Coding sequences within it:
- the lnt gene encoding apolipoprotein N-acyltransferase, which gives rise to MTEFPERAGARTWLAGLLAAGTYAAGMPGYDVPGVTFVCMAPFLDLSVRAGSARRAAWRGWIAGTAGSAPLYYWIAYTISVEGKLGWPLGTLAAFLVSAYLGAWFSVAAAAAYRLEARFGARGLWGFPLVWTGLELARTHLFSGFPWMLLGYALAGDGVLRQAADLAGVYGLSFLLVLCGTSLYLAGRRLAERAPAWALLRLAPGAAAILFLHYYGLSALPAAGGQDNGVPSLKVGIAQGGIDQSVKWEPWNQQRTLDTYDILTRKARKAGAQVVIWPETAAPFFYGWEQEYTRRVEGIAATAGVPLIFGAPWFDPGDGGRFYNSVFHLDARGTPVGRYDKRHLVPFGEYIPMRRILFFLEKLTEGAEDFSRGTSPSLFRVSGYAVAATVCYEAIFPGIPREAVLEGASWLVNVTNDAWFGNTVAPYQHLAMARMRCVELRRPMARAANSGISAVIDPEGGIVASEGLYRRGIVVAEIRPGTGRTFYAKTGEIFGISCIIIAFLILFFPLRGVYGFRLPGRKDRGA
- the ybeY gene encoding rRNA maturation RNase YbeY; this translates as MRAAGSRYRVSIRQETRPAHLSGMRIKRLVLASLALLPAGGADLRVRIVGDAAIARWNREFMGKDRPTNVLSFPDEDGAPARGGTVSGDILVSATTCLAQTEGWREPPEERVFFFILHGMLHLAGYDHVAGGRESRRMRRKELRLFRRVLLRGLRGGRK
- a CDS encoding HDIG domain-containing metalloprotein, translated to MSVSRSGTRDNGLPGNGDSRVFRSARLVALTVGSAAAFAVLFYLWGKELMPRSARGWGAMFPFVGAVALTLAVALFLKEWFGFARKEVRKVRLAVRDFLFLCSLSLLLFFAAKGVIEVLGEAPPLAIPSRAYAYLIPLPAFAMVVRILLNAETSILFTVAASVLSAAAVGGHWPELLFLLLSGTAGAARSGRVPDRYRMLWAGVQTAPVCALAAVALELAFHGGGSLVPAGLFGALNGLLAGPIALAVLPVAEYAFGYASDIRLMELASTSHPLLTRLMVYAPGTFHHSVVVGTLSEAGALAIGANPVLCRVAALYHDVGKIAKPQYFSENQCEGENVHDTLSPGLSRAVILSHVKEGARIARENGLGDRVVEIIEQHHGTSLLYFFLDKAKGMIEDRKASEEMFRYPGPRPKTREAAIVMLADAAEATVRSLKNPSAREIEEAVQGIVNRIYLDGQLDECELTLRDLHALGKAVGQVLLAIAHRRVDYPASGSGKTGGEH
- a CDS encoding PhoH family protein encodes the protein MKEETIHFEDPSVLPDLFGIHDSHLKDLERALGIAVRPGGNHAHLSGDPIPVEIAGKVLTGLYRVLRRGIPIAGNDVLAAVRIVSGDRNADVSEVFQDVVFKSSRNRLITPKSVAQKKYLDAIRDCDIVFGVGPAGTGKTFLAMAMAVGFLQRKEVKRIVLARPAVEAGEKLGFLPGDMAEKVNPYLRPLHDALYTMMEYEQAAKLMERGTIEVAPLAFMRGRTLDDAFVILDEAQNTTSEQMKMFLTRIGFGSKAVVTGDITQIDLPSGRVSGLNEAIAILGGVAGIRFCRFTDIDVVRHPIVQEIIKAYERFEKRDQG